One segment of Prionailurus bengalensis isolate Pbe53 chromosome X, Fcat_Pben_1.1_paternal_pri, whole genome shotgun sequence DNA contains the following:
- the GCNA gene encoding acidic repeat-containing protein, with the protein MDMSEEVPGQSKIEEDDWWIADECHGGMSGQLLSGELKDLKPEHALASTQALLCSCNVPGSLPREGCIIIVDSDSDEELEPFVTKKKQQKQNISCVVIDSDSEDEYFRENVRAQAYEISSEDEVLYVSSNIEKPAIDEPPIVISDDDSDFEGPVVIIDDNLCGQGQSSSNEKEMEAFDVCQHNSSAGVAELGGGENLCPPPGVAETEVEIPNEEPAPVVEQPRKRKSKTKNICVVPAVTAPKTRGPSKRFASKRKSHAAKCDKSHTGHSICEIPGCFLHDVEKAKQYSGRKFKKNKDSLVQEMYSLFNRSVFDKKLPEKIDIGWNKKMLRTAGLCTTGETRYPKKERYAKIQISLKVCDSADRLRDTLIHEICHAASWLIDGVRDSHGDSWKFYAKKSNLVHPELPLVTRCHNYKINYKIHYECTQCKARVGRYTKSLNTDRFICAKCKGTLVMLPLTRKDGTPIAPHVRPFAKYVQENYRLVKQSAEGLSHGDVMRQLSKDYALKHKRNL; encoded by the exons ATGGACATGTCGGAAGAAGTACCTGGCCAATCTAAGATTGAAGAAGATGATTG GTGGATTGCGGATGAATGTCATGGAGGGATGTCCGGTCAGCTGCTGTCGGGAGAACTGAAGGATCTCAAGCCAGAACATGCTTTGGCGTCGACTCAGGCATTACTGTGCAGCTGTAATGTGCCAGGCAGCCTGCCACGGGAGGG ctGCATCATTATTGTGGACTCAGACAGCGACGAAGAATTGGAGCCCT tTGTTACcaaaaagaagcagcagaaacagaacaTTAG CTGTGTGGTGATTGACTCAGACTCTGAGGATGAGTACTTCCGTGAGAACGTCAGAGCTCAGGCATATGAAATAAGCAGTGAAG atgagGTTCTATATGTGTCTTCTAACATTGAGAAGCCTGCCATCGATGAGCCTCCAATAGTTATTTCTGATGATGATAGTGATTTCGAGGGCCCCGTGGTGATCATAGATGACAATTTGTGTGGTCAGGGCCAAAGCTCCTCAAATGAAAAAGAGATGGAGGCCTTTGATGTCTGCCAGCACAATTCATCTGCTGGTGTTGCTGAGCTGGGCGGTGGTGAAAATCTCTGCCCACCGCCAGGTGTTGCTGAGACTGAGGTGGAGATTCCAAATGAAGAGCCAGCACCTGTGGTGGAGCAaccaaggaaaaggaagagcaaaaccaaaaatatatgtgTGGTGCCCG CTGTTACAGCACCAAAAACACGTGGGCCTTCAAAGAGGTTTGCTTCTAAGAGGAAGTCCCATGCAGCAAAATGTGACAAAAGCCACACTGG GCATTCCATTTGTGAAATACCTGGATGTTTCTTGCATGACGTGGAAAAGGCAAAGCAGTATTCTGGAAGGAAGTTCAAGAAAAATAAGGACAGCCTGGTTCAGGAAATGTACAGTCTGTTTAACAGATCTGTCTTTGACAAAAAG CTGCCAGAGAAAATCGATATCGGCTGGAATAAGAAGATGCTGAGAACTGCTGGCTTGTGCACCACTGGCGAGACACGGTACCCGAAGAAGGAGCGTTATGCGAAGATCCAGATTTCTCTGAAAGTCTGCGACTCCGCAG ACCGCCTTCGGGATACTTTGATCCATGAAATCTGCCACGCGGCCTCCTGGCTGATTGATGGTGTTCGTGATTCTCATGGCGACTCATGGAAGTTTTATGCCAAAAAATCGAACCTGGTGCACCCAGAGCTGCCCCTGGTCACCCGTTGCCATAACTACAAGATTAACTACAAGATTCATTATGAATGCACTCAGTGCAAAGCCAG AGTCGGCCGCTACACCAAATCATTGAACACCGACCGCTTTATCTGTGCCAAGTGCAAGGGGACTCTGGTCATGCTGCCGCTAACTCGTAAGGATGGGACCCCCATTGCGCCCCATGTGAGACCATTTGCCAAGTATGTGCAGGAGAATTATAGATTGGTTAAGCAGTCAGCGGAAGGGCTAAGCCATGGCGATGTGATGAGACAGCTCAGCAAGGATTATGCCCTTAAGCACAAGCGAAATCTTTAA